A region of Pseudomonadota bacterium DNA encodes the following proteins:
- a CDS encoding RNA-binding protein, whose product MSLGTTQEEIRKLFEQHGKIDSVDLVTDRYSGESLGFAFVHMPDEGARGAIVELNCKEVHGHNIKVNEAKPRQTISFERRRPQPPPIAMNSKQA is encoded by the coding sequence TTGTCCCTCGGCACGACCCAAGAGGAGATCCGAAAGCTGTTCGAACAGCATGGCAAAATCGACTCTGTCGATCTCGTCACCGATCGGTATTCCGGTGAATCGCTCGGGTTTGCGTTCGTTCATATGCCTGACGAAGGAGCCCGAGGGGCTATCGTGGAGCTCAATTGCAAGGAGGTACACGGCCACAATATAAAGGTCAACGAAGCGAAACCGCGCCAAACAATCTCCTTCGAGCGGCGCCGCCCTCAGCCACCCCCGATCGCAATGAACTCAAAGCAGGCATAG